A genome region from Candidatus Zixiibacteriota bacterium includes the following:
- the lysF gene encoding homoaconitase — MAGQNLIEKIARKHAVGLEPNHIVHSGDYLSIKPGHVMTHDNTGAVIPKFKGIGAARIANPRQVVFTLDHDIQNKSEENLAKYSKIEAFAKEMGVDFYPAGRGIGHQIMCEEGYAWPGTMAVASDSHSNMYGGLGCLGTPVVRTDAAAIWATGRTWWQVPPVALVELKGQLRPGVTGKDVIITLCGFFNKDEVLNHVLEFTGDGVAGLSIDQRLTIANMTTEWGALAGVFPIDERTCQWLENRAEYIVKRGPARVPSDADGGEFHPRMNPDRIHALRAENLKADTDAFYARRLTLDLATVQPYISGPNTVKVMTSAAEMDKKNVRIHKAYLISCVNSRVEDIAQAAAVVKGHRVADGVEFYIAAASSEVQAEAEKRGDWQTLIEAGAIELPPGCGTCIGLGRGTLNDGEVGISATNRNFKGRMGSRSAEAYLASPAVVAASAIAGKITLPGEFGQIPLNGEITINKKPESKPGLVSIIDGFPDIVEGELIFCHQDNLNTDGIYPGKYTYIDDFTPEQQARVVMENYDPQFGKIVKKGDILVGGFTFGSGSSREQAATALKYRGIRLVLAGSFSETYKRNAINNGFLVIEAPDLVTDLKQKFGTSQLTVRTGINCSIDFRMSILNAHGKSYSIDPVGAAAQELIVIGGLENWVKEKLRAGGE, encoded by the coding sequence ATGGCGGGACAAAATCTGATCGAAAAAATAGCCCGGAAACATGCCGTCGGACTCGAACCAAACCATATCGTCCACTCCGGCGATTATTTGTCCATCAAACCGGGTCATGTCATGACTCACGACAACACCGGCGCGGTAATCCCCAAATTCAAAGGAATCGGCGCCGCCAGAATCGCCAACCCTCGGCAGGTGGTTTTTACCCTCGACCATGATATCCAGAACAAATCCGAGGAAAACCTGGCCAAATACTCCAAAATCGAGGCCTTTGCAAAGGAGATGGGGGTCGATTTTTATCCCGCCGGACGCGGTATCGGCCACCAGATCATGTGCGAGGAAGGCTACGCCTGGCCGGGTACCATGGCGGTCGCCTCGGACAGCCATTCCAATATGTACGGCGGCCTGGGCTGTCTGGGCACCCCGGTAGTGCGAACCGATGCCGCCGCTATCTGGGCCACCGGGCGCACCTGGTGGCAGGTCCCGCCGGTGGCGCTGGTGGAATTAAAAGGGCAACTTCGGCCGGGAGTAACCGGCAAAGATGTCATTATCACCCTGTGCGGGTTTTTCAACAAGGATGAGGTCCTCAACCACGTCCTCGAGTTCACCGGTGACGGGGTCGCCGGGCTATCGATCGATCAGCGGCTGACTATCGCCAATATGACTACCGAATGGGGGGCGCTGGCCGGGGTGTTTCCGATTGATGAGCGGACCTGCCAATGGCTTGAGAATCGCGCCGAATATATTGTCAAACGCGGTCCGGCCCGGGTCCCGTCCGATGCCGATGGCGGCGAATTTCATCCCCGGATGAACCCCGACCGTATTCATGCTCTTCGGGCCGAGAATTTAAAGGCCGATACCGATGCGTTCTACGCCCGCAGACTGACCCTTGACCTGGCCACGGTTCAGCCGTATATCTCCGGCCCCAACACGGTCAAAGTGATGACCTCGGCGGCCGAGATGGATAAGAAGAATGTCAGGATTCACAAGGCTTATTTGATCTCGTGCGTCAACAGCCGGGTCGAGGATATCGCCCAGGCCGCGGCCGTGGTGAAAGGTCACCGGGTTGCCGATGGGGTCGAGTTTTATATCGCCGCGGCATCATCGGAGGTCCAGGCCGAAGCTGAAAAACGGGGCGACTGGCAGACTTTGATCGAGGCCGGGGCAATCGAACTACCGCCCGGATGCGGGACCTGTATTGGCCTGGGCCGGGGAACCCTTAATGACGGCGAAGTGGGCATCTCAGCCACCAACCGCAACTTTAAAGGACGGATGGGTTCCCGGAGCGCCGAGGCCTATCTGGCCTCACCGGCCGTGGTCGCCGCCTCGGCAATCGCAGGGAAAATCACGCTACCCGGAGAATTCGGTCAAATTCCCCTGAACGGTGAAATAACCATCAATAAGAAGCCCGAAAGCAAACCGGGGCTGGTCAGCATTATCGATGGTTTCCCGGATATTGTCGAGGGGGAATTGATTTTCTGTCACCAGGATAATCTCAACACTGATGGCATCTATCCCGGTAAATATACCTATATCGACGATTTCACTCCCGAACAACAGGCGCGCGTGGTGATGGAAAATTATGATCCGCAGTTCGGGAAAATCGTCAAAAAAGGCGATATTCTGGTTGGCGGCTTCACCTTTGGAAGCGGTTCCTCGCGCGAGCAGGCCGCCACGGCTCTGAAATACCGCGGTATAAGATTGGTCCTGGCCGGATCGTTCTCGGAGACGTACAAACGCAATGCCATCAATAATGGTTTTCTGGTCATCGAGGCGCCCGATCTGGTAACCGACCTGAAGCAGAAATTCGGGACCTCGCAGTTGACCGTCCGGACCGGAATCAACTGCAGTATTGATTTCAGGATGTCGATCTTGAACGCCCACGGAAAGTCATACTCCATCGATCCGGTCGGGGCGGCCGCCCAGGAATTGATTGTTATCGGCGGTTTGGAAAACTGGGTCAAAGAGAAACTCCGGGCCGGCGGGGAATAG
- a CDS encoding MFS transporter: MNQPIRLLNRNFFLLWQGQLVSQLGNQVHGIAMMFWLKHATGSAGLMGTLMMLSMLPGVLLGPIGGTVADNFSRRKIIIASDIICGLAVLSLAGLLLCSPENISLAVVWLFVAGILVGTVSAFFRPAITAAIPDLVPTDKVAAANSMNQSSFQISSLLGQGAGGVLYRVLGAPVLFLIDGLTYLFSAISEMFIIIPQNIPEKTPGFKPIMRKFLTDTAVGFDYVWRNRGMKTVFLTAAVLNFLISPVVVLLPFYVEDHLKTTSDWFGFMIAALGAGSLIGYALAGMLKIAGKTRSLLLILFLILLSLDFALLGISGNRFFSLLLFLIMGIMTGVININIITVLQVMTPGEIRGRVFGLLGTITGGLMPIGMGLAGAVSEILDNNIPLIFIICGLAMAGVNIVMAFDKHFREFLACEINNNNNTESKEE; encoded by the coding sequence GTGAATCAGCCGATCAGGCTTCTGAATAGGAATTTTTTCCTTCTCTGGCAGGGGCAACTGGTCAGCCAGCTCGGCAACCAGGTGCATGGTATTGCCATGATGTTCTGGCTGAAACATGCCACCGGGTCGGCAGGACTGATGGGTACCCTGATGATGCTTTCGATGTTGCCGGGAGTACTTCTGGGGCCGATCGGCGGGACCGTGGCCGACAATTTCTCACGCCGCAAAATTATAATCGCCAGTGATATTATCTGCGGTCTGGCCGTTCTTTCACTGGCCGGATTGCTGTTATGTTCTCCCGAAAATATATCCCTGGCCGTTGTCTGGTTATTCGTGGCCGGGATTCTGGTTGGAACCGTCAGCGCTTTTTTCCGTCCCGCGATTACGGCCGCCATTCCCGATCTGGTCCCGACCGATAAAGTGGCCGCGGCCAATTCGATGAATCAATCCTCCTTTCAGATTTCGTCACTTCTGGGTCAGGGGGCCGGGGGAGTCTTGTACCGCGTCCTGGGGGCACCGGTACTTTTTTTGATCGATGGTCTGACATACCTTTTTTCCGCAATAAGCGAAATGTTTATTATCATTCCACAAAACATTCCCGAGAAAACCCCCGGTTTCAAACCAATCATGAGAAAATTCCTTACCGATACCGCCGTCGGGTTTGATTATGTCTGGAGGAACCGGGGAATGAAAACCGTGTTTCTGACAGCCGCCGTCCTCAATTTCCTGATATCCCCGGTAGTTGTACTGCTCCCGTTCTATGTCGAAGATCACCTGAAAACCACGTCAGACTGGTTCGGTTTTATGATTGCCGCCCTCGGGGCCGGATCGCTGATCGGTTATGCGCTGGCCGGAATGTTGAAGATCGCCGGCAAAACAAGGAGTCTTCTGTTGATTCTGTTCCTGATTTTGCTCAGTCTGGATTTTGCCCTGCTTGGTATTTCCGGTAACAGGTTTTTTTCCCTTTTGCTTTTTTTGATAATGGGAATTATGACCGGAGTAATCAATATCAATATTATTACCGTCCTTCAGGTTATGACTCCGGGTGAAATCCGGGGACGGGTGTTTGGTCTTTTGGGAACCATCACCGGCGGGCTTATGCCGATCGGGATGGGCCTGGCCGGAGCCGTCTCCGAGATACTTGACAATAATATCCCGCTGATCTTTATTATCTGCGGCCTGGCTATGGCCGGTGTGAATATAGTCATGGCTTTTGATAAACATTTTCGAGAATTTTTGGCGTGCGAGATAAATAATAATAATAATACCGAATCGAAAGAGGAATAA